Genomic segment of Apostichopus japonicus isolate 1M-3 chromosome 8, ASM3797524v1, whole genome shotgun sequence:
TGTGTGCGAGTTATGCACATGTATGTAATACATACATTCTTATAGTACGATCTAGTTATAGTGCGATCCAGTGGTAGGACAACGAGTTGTTTTCTTAACTAACTACAAACGAGAAATCCTGATAATTCGATAGACTCACCGAGATTAAAAAAGTCAAGTTTGAAAGGTGCCACTAAAATCCTTAGTGGTAACTGAGAGGTGAGGTTGTTTGGGAAGGAAGGTCTACACGGGACCTAACGAGTAACGTTAGGTAATTATATCAAGGGCTTGCCTAACTTAGGACATACAAAATATAGGCTACAGTAGGCCAAGTTAATTTGTAACTGCAAGCTAGAAGGTGCAACCTTCACGTAGAAATTAAGTTAAAACTTACGACATACAACATATATTTTGCCAGTTAATTGCCAATTATATTATGTGCTGAAATCCAGACAAGTAATgttcattatttcatttcatttcattatatatttgatcCAATCACAAAAACAGTATACAAACAACAAAGTACGAAAACACAAAGTGGATGAGGATGTacaaaaggaaaccaaattCCTGTTGCCGAAGGCCTGTACACCCATAGAATAAGAGACttagaattaaaataaatatgtaatattcacaaataaaccataagaaatataagaattaaaattgacaaattacacatgtgaTAAAGCTAAGAAATGTTCCTTAATATTGCACACAAATGACTGGTAGGAACCACACAAGAGCAACTTCCTGGTCTCAAGGGGAAGTTCATACCAAATCCTAGGAAATTGGTTcaaaaaatttatttttaaaacatttgttcTTGCAAAAGCATGATTAAAAAGTAAATTCTCAGTGTGGCGGGAATTTACAGTGATGTTTACAATAGCAGGACaagaaaatttaccaaaaaggCACCTTGTAACAAAAAGAACCAAGAGAAGTTTATAACGATAAGTAAAAGAATACCAACCAAGAATACTTAAACAAGTACTATACTCCATTTCTTGTCTCCTTTGTCCTAAAATAAAACGAGTTGCACTCCTCTGGACCCCCTCCAGTCTACCTTCATGAGTCAGATTCTGGGGTCCCCAGGCAGGTAAACCATAATCTAAAACAGGGACAACCAAGGATTTAAAAAGCATAAGGCGAACCGTGCTGCTCAGACCAGCTGAAACAGAACGAAGGAACCCAATAAGTTAACAGGCTTTAGCAGAAACATAATCGATGTGACCATTCCAATTTAGTTGACTATCAAATATAATACCAAGATATTTGTGAGTGTGAACATTATCCAGCAGACTTCCATTAAGGACATAGTGGGGAGccgggttttttttcttctttgtaagCCGCATTACTTTACTCTTTGATGCATTAATACTCATTTTGTTAAGAGTACACCAAAGCTGAATTTGATTAATATCGTGCTGGAATGCAATAGAATCAGCATTACTATGGATGTATCTATAAATCAAAGCATCATCTGCAAACAAAGAGCAATGAGATGACAGATTATATGTAAAATCATTCATAAATCATTCCAAGGACACTCCCTTGGGGTACCCCAGATCTGACTTTAACCCATGAGGAGATATTACCATAAAAATGAACTCTTTGTAATCTATTCATATTCATTCAGTCTCTCAAAAGACTCAATGTCTGCCAAGGGCCAAAATTAATGTGATGATAATGTGATTAGTTTGTAGATATTAGGGCCAATAAGACCAAGTTAAGTATGAAACTGGTCATGTTTGtgatgaaaacaatgaaaattcattAATTTGAGGCTAGTATCATGTGATTCACATactttattgtttttggtgtgcAACTATTATTTTGGTCCTTTTGTTTATTCTTTAGTCTGTCGACATGGTTCCAATAAGGACCCTCAAGAATTTGATCCCATCGTGAAGAGCCTGCTCTAGCATTTACCATGCAGGAGACAAAAGTTTACAGAGGACCGTACTTTGCACAAACAGCAGGTTGTACCTGCTGGAAAGATGTCAAACAAAGGCTTCTCTTCAGGTACTGTAATAGATATATTCAAATTGAAATAGGGTAGTTGTTGagaatgttatgtttttttcttatttgtaCCCAAGTGCTACTACAGATTCAAATCTAAATAAAATGAACTATGGATCTAAATTTAAGGATGGCTCTAAGTTTGAAAACATGTCTTACAGTATAGGAAATGAACACAAGCTTATGTACTTTATATAGCAAGTGCTTGTGTTTGCTTAAAATTCTTTTAAATTGAGAACGAGTACTTCCTTAGTATTCCTTTATATggaatattatattatttcattAGCTAAGTCTGGCAGAaagaatatatgaaatgaaattttaatatgGAAATCAATCtgtcaaatataatttttaacCCAAAAAATGCAGAGTATCTTTCATCTGTTAGAGCATTTCAAACAGTTACGCTGTACAGCTAGGTCAATTAAATCATCATGGTCGTTGATATTGAGGTCATTGTTTTAATTCTTCGGCAGGTATTCTTACCTGCTGACGAGGCATTCTGTCTTCTTCTGTATTGGTACCCTCTTCCTGGTATCCTGCTTCATCACTGTGTCCTTTGTCATGTTTGACCCGCCTGATTTTACAGATCCTATCGCGGTGAGTTCATTCAACATTACTTTGGTAAGATTGGAGAACAGCAAAAGCTGCTTATTTACTGTGTTGTCTTCCCCGGACTTCTTTCCCACCAAAATTATCCACAGCTTTGCTCACAAATTATGTCCATATGAAAATTGGTCTCCTTTGTGCAGGATAGATGTGaagaaaatgcaacattttgttCACAGAAATGTATGCATTTTTGCCTTCGAAAATGCAGTGCCCTTAAATTGATGCCTTAAACTGTGACTATGTACAGAAATCAAGTTTGTTTGCCCTAAAGTACACTGCTACAGTACTCTGTAGTAATAACATATGCATGAGATGCAACATGAGTTGTCTGGCAACTGTTTCTTTTCAGATTCTTCTCTCATACCTCACCCCATgtcccccactcccccctcccccactccccctgtTTGAATAATTTGACTTCCTCTAATGTTTTGGATTGTGATATTGTAGTCCCACTAGTGTGAGTCTTCAGTTACAGAGAAGGGTGGGTTTCGTTTTTGATAGCTCTCAAATAGAACGAATCTGATTAAAAGTCAAGCATTGCTGTTCATATTCTAGTATTTCCAACCTGTCACTCATTCCTTGCTTGAGGTACCCTACACTGGAGTATATGCCAGTTATAGGAAAAATTGAAGTATACATGCAGTGAAATCTGACACCCTGTTCCCCTAACCATTCTTTCCCTTCGTACTGATCGTATAAAAGCATACTTATTTATGATGTCACATCATTGCTCATCTCAAATAGGGTTTTGAGCCCAGAGGAACTGAAATCAGTCAGAGATCGATAGCATGGGCTAACCTGATGAAGTCTACAGGTAGCGACCTGCGACTGTCAACGTATCCAGTGAACTGGAACGAGAATGTCCCAGATGAATCGTCCAGCATCCAGTTCAGTGAAGGTGAAGACTCTTGGATGCCAGTAAATAGCACCCTCGATGAATCAGAGGAGAGCGTCTCGTCATCAGAGGAGGATGGAACCACAGAATCCaacaaacatgatatttatCTCTGTGGTAATCCTGGTGAGTGCTATCCATTTAAGCTTTATATGAAGATTTATCTGTCTGTCAACAACCTGTCTGTTTGTGTGTCTGGCTAAGTAGGAGACAGAGATGCCAGATTGTCATCAGATATTCTCCATGAAATGGACTGGAAATGTTGGAATGGTGTGAGAGGTAAAAGAAAATTGCCTACTGAAACAAAAAATTTtcagtttgaaataaaatattttgcagTCTGGGAAAGGGTTATCAAAATGTATGCATAAGCTGTAGGAAGGGAGCCAAATGATCTTATCATTAGAGCCAGGCCATTGTTGGTTGCTGGCCAGACGTACAGTAAGTTATCACCTGagattttaagatttttttcaaattgattcCCCTTTCACTTCTCAGTTTGCTGTTTAGACTGAGTGAGTGAGATTGAGTTGCCAATGGCTAAATATCATACTCATTTTATCATAGTtgatttggaaatttttttgtgattattaattTCTTCTGCTAGTGTAACATGTTCTATCACTTTTTTTTCCTCATGTCTAGATGTTTCCTATGCCAGAATGGTCTTCAAGCATGCCAAAGGACGCAGCTTGTTCACATTGGACTCCATCACCTCCATGTGCCATTTGGAATCTCAGCACTTTACCAGCCACGTAGCGTTCCTGCGATCTTGCTACACGGGCAACCTCACATGTTGTTCCAGCTGGAATCTCGGCGTCTATGTAGCTCTCCTCACAGGCCACCAATCCTGCGACAGTGTGACTGAGGAGAGTGTCGCTCACGTTCTCAACTTGATCATGAAATGTTCTCATTACTATCGTACCAAGGAACTCAAGCCGGACTGCGCTTCATTCGGTTGTGAGACCGTGCCGGAGGAGTGCGTGGCACACAATGCAGTATTTAACATCCTTCATTTCCTGGTGGACGTCGATTTCATGAGCGTGGAGAATCCCAACAACGACCACGTCAGCTACGCCATGGCTGTTTTCCCGGTCTACGCGGGCGTAGACATAAAGAACATCTACGAAGACAACTTCAGGGACCGGACGGTGTCGGACGGCGTGACCACTGTGTCGGGGCTCTACTTCAACATCAAGGAAGATCTGTTCAGCGAATATCTGATGTTGGATATCGTGTACCCGAGTCTGGGGATATTCTCCATTGTGATCTTGATGTGGATTTACATCGGATCGTTCTTCATCACCCTGATGGCCATCATCAACATCGCGATGTCCTTAACCATTGCTTACTTCCTGTACGTGGTGGTCCTCAGGATTCCTTTCTTCCCGTTCATGAACCTCACCAGTGTCATACTGCTGGTCGGCATTGGAGCCGACGACACCTTCGTGTTCTGCGACGTCTGGAAACAGGTTAGTCGAGACAGGACCAACGTCGCTCAGGTCATCCTGATGATGCAGACATTGAACCACGCAGCGCTGTCCATGTTCGTGACCAGCCTCACAACCGCTTCGGCGTTCTTCACGAACACCGTCAGCACGATCACCTCCATCAAGTGCTTTGGAATATTCTCAGGGTTAGCTATTCTCTCAAATTTCATTCTCAGTATCACATGGTTGCCTGCCGTCATCGCTTTCCAAGACACTTACCTGGGCGGGCTGGAAGACCACGGCGAGTCCACGCATGGCAGTGGCAGGAAGGCGAGGTACAAACAGGTATGGGGAATGATCAGAAAGCGAATCACGGATTGGTCGAGGGTATTCTTCGAAAAGGTCCTGCCCTTCATAGTGATCCGTCTGCGATACGCCTGGTTAGTGCTGTGCACCTTACTGATGGTAGGAGGGTTTTGTACCATATTCGTTTATCCTAAGCTCCACCTTCCCAGCGTTCCACATTTTCAACTCTTTCAATCTTCTCATCCTTTCGAACAGTATGACTTTGTCTATAGAAAACTGTTCTGGTTCGAAAAATCTCAGAACGGGGCAGAGTATTCCAATCTGCCGATCATAGTCGTCTGGGGCGTGAAGGAAAAGGACACGGGTAACCGACTCGACCCAGACAGCAAGGGCTCCTTGGTCCTCGATGGAAATCTCGATGTTAGTCATCCGGATTCTCAAGCCTGGCTCTTGCAGTTTTGCCAGAGATTACGAAACCAAACATTCCTCAAACCCCCCGACGGCTGGCAGCTGGAAAACTGTTTCATCGAGTCGCTGAAGTACTGGATGGAGTTTAGAGACTGCGACGATGTCAACATGGCACCGTGCTGTAGAAATGCGACTTTCCCTTACGATGCCTCCCTCTTTCAGTACTGTCTGGAAATGGCTACCCATGACCTTCACCAAGAGTATCCGGCGTATTTCGATAAGAGGAAACCAGGTCCGAGGTTTTTAGCCGTCAATAATTCGATCTCGGCTCTCCTTGTGGAGTTTGACAGTAGGACTTCGTTTTCGTACGTCTACGAGGACATGAAAGAATTTGTGGATCACGTGGATGGGTGGATGAAGGACCAGTTAGAAACTGCTCCGGAGGGTATGTCGGGGGGTTGGTTCACGAGCGATCTGGATTTTTTCGACCTTCAGGATCACTTGGCCAGAGGTACACCTTTAGCTCTGGGATTATCAGTGATCATCGCGACCCTGGTATTGCTGTTGACCACGGGTAACATAGTCATCAGCTGTTGCGCCATAGCCTCCATTGCCGGTACCTTGTTCGTCACCATCGGTACCCTGGTCCTCCTCGGCTGGCAGCTCAACATCATGGAATCGGTGATCCTGTCGGTGGCTGTGGGCCTCGCTATCGACTTCACCGTTCACTATGGTGTGGCATATTCGTTAGCGCCCGCCCAGGACCGCGAAGGCAGGGTGGTCTTCTCACTCTCCCGTATGGGATCTGCTATCGCCATGGCAGCTCTGACGACGTTTACTGCCGGGGTCCTCATGATGCCAGCTAATATTCTGTCATACACACAGATGGGGACTTTCCTGGTGCTCATCACCACCGTCAGTTGGACTTTCTCAACGTTCTTCTTCCATTCCATATGCCGGATCTGCGGACCGGAGGGTCATACGGGTAGCCTCTCTTGGCTGTGCGTGTGCTGCAGAAAAGATCACGTCCTTCTGTTGCAGAGGTACGGCAGTGGCGTGGCACCTGTCAATAGGTTTGAGGTGCACCACGTCTGCCAAGAGTATTACCAGTCATCTACCAGTTCAAGCGAGTCAGCGATGGAGGCCCCAATGCAGCCATGCAACCTCGACCAAGACCAGGAAGTTGAAAGGACCCAACTGGAAGGCCATGAAGGGCACGGCCCCGAAGTGCAAGGCTCTGATACGCTGAGTACGTTAGTGTCACATCCACAAGAAAAAGCCGCCACCTACCAGAGTGCAGTGGAGTACCATAATGGTCATTATGTCAGCCATGTTGTACCTTCTTCGGGAGTCAATGGCAAACCTGCCCTGCTTCCAAACAAGGATCCAAGCATTCCAAATGTGTGGGTCAAAAGGTAACGGTGTtccacatgtactgtactgcactcgTCCGGTTCTCCTTCATGGTTTCAAACTAGCCTGCAGCATTTAGTTACGAAATTGCAAAATCAAGTCCAAAGCTATATATGCTATTATTGCTTGATATAGGACATTTAATCAACTCCAAATTGCCACTCGTTGTATCAACTCATCAAGATACTGTATTTAGTACTTGTCTTGTACTGTAGCAGTTAAGGGTATTTCTTTAATTAAGACATCTCACTGAGATGATGAACTGTTTCATCAAACACTCCTAGGTGTCTGGAAATCACTAAACTGTCCGAATCtcaaactaaaaagaaaagaaaaccaccCACATTCAGTAGTGCATTATATACTGTGTATACTGACTGTGTGAAAGTATCAGAGTAATTTAGACGGGTTCTTATCAAGAGGTTTGTGTGTTCATGCTAGCATTATTACAAGAAGCAGTCATTGCAGGGATAAAAAGAAAGGTATATTTCTTCCTAGTGAAATGTCTTCTCTGGTCATCTTCGTCTGTCAAAGTGTGTCGGAAACGGCAAGTTAATTAATATTCTGCCAAATTGCCAATgtattcttcattttctttgtttcattcaGGTTGCTCTGAACTTCAGTTTTGATTTTTGACCGTTCGTAATTTTGGTTCCCCCATTCTGTCTCAATTTCTTACTTTGAGTCCCGTAACCGTCCAGAATTCCTACCCTTATTCATCTTATGGGTCCACCCACATCTAACGGGCACATTTCAACCCTTTTGTTTTACAATGTTAGATAGCATTGTTGATTAGACAATGTATTCATGGTGCTTATTGTATTTACTTTTAATCTGAGGTTAGTAGTTGcctaagataaaaaaaaaagcgagGGGGGTGTTATAAATTTAAGGAGTAAGACAACGGTTTTGTTTCTTATAAATGGTCATGAAACATTGGTCACATGTGTGACATTACTATTCTGTCAAAATGAAGTTAATTTTCTATGGTATCAACCGATATTGGACATTTAATCAACTCCAAACTGCCACTGGCAATATCAACTCATTAAGATACTGTATTTAATACTCGTCTTTGTACTGTAGCATTTAAGGGTATTCATTTCAGACATATtttagccttttttttttttacaatgttaTATAGCATTATAGCAAGTAATGCATATGTAGCCAGCAGACTTCAAAGTCTTGTTATATGAATTTCATCCATTTCCATGGGCAGTGTCCGTCAGTCACGATGGTACTTTTTATTCCTCATGTTCCACATTAATTATTGGCTGCTTTTAATAAATTCTTTGCTGTCTGTCAGACATGGACATTTACAGGCACGGGGGAGTCTTACTCCCTGCTTTTCATACAAAGAAATGTCTTCTCCCACCCCTTCACCACCTCATACCTCTTTCCCTGCCTTTGTGGTATCATAGTCTCTTTTActgacaattgctatacaagtgagctcagtattttcataaattgatataaaaaaGTGAATTGAATCACAGGTTTTTCTAAGCTgtatattgcatcatttttcCCCCTATGCAGGTTTAACTATAGCTTGTCAATAGAAGTAGTTCCACAAACTGCCATTTATATTCATGCTAAATTAAATACTGTGACAGAAGTCACCTAACAtgcatttacaaacaaaaattaattccatattttgaattgtttttttattgaattttttattgaatttttttttaaacttttttattgatatgttttttacattgttttttatggtgaaatatgtcaaactagaagaaatattacattttcttttttgtttgagTCACATATTATCCGTAAAAAAGTGGATCCAGTCTAACTTTTTGAATATTGAGTGATAATCAGATAAACATTAGTCGACATTTttattaaagaacattttataCCTTGGGTTATTGTTAGTAAAATAACTCTACCTTCAATCTAACACTTGAACTGTGCTGGtgctgttttgttttgaaaaaaaaaaattaaaagactGTGTGTGTGAATTTTTTCAAGTACAAATTTGTTGTAATTTTCTATCATATAAACTTTTTCTTATTTCATCAATCCCACCTACCATATACTATcttctctttttatttattttgtatttataatatttttgacCATCCCACCTATATTTAATCACCTTCCAAATTTAGCTTTGCCAAAGTAAAAATTAGCTttcttgtttgtaaacaaatatttcatgcGAAATTCTCCATCATCTTagtttgtaaatattatatgaGGAGTTAAATCCTTCTGTGTTTAttattgaaggaaaaaaaggggggtggggtgggcatcGGAGGTGCATTTTAAAATAATCTGACATAGGAAATTTTGTGTCTTTTGGGAAATTAATTGAAAGGGAATTTGGTAAAGTTTCGTAGAATTATGACAATTATCTTTTTACAAAAGTTGGCTTGGCAAAGAATGTCAAGTTAATTTATTTGAATTGATTTCACAGCTCTTTCACCTATGCTATAAAACTTTTTTGAGTGACAAGTTAATGAGGTAATTACCGTAAAACTTGTTTTATTTAAACACAAGGGTACTAAATTGTCTTGTGGTTGTTGaggatgaagggggggggggggggtggtgggttaGGTGGCGGAGCTGGATTGCACGGGAATACATATGGAGAAGGAGACATTTTTCCCTAATTCCTGTCAAATGTATTGTTGTCATGTGTGTTATGTATATTCCTGTACAGTTTCATTTCATATTGACTTTTTATCATTTAcgatttttgttaatttataagatttatttttatttagcaAAGGTGCTCTAAACGTTTGCACTTGCCTATTCAAGCAATGTTGACATAGTACAACTCAGATGAAGATAAGTGAATCTCAATATTTGGATTTATCTTTTTATACCCAATGTGTGAAACTTGTACAACAGGCTACTATTGACAAGTATTCAAGTATATCACTTAGTTGCTATCAACATCACACATTTGTGAAGCAGCATTTTTTAATATGAGGAAATTATTCAAACAGACACCACCCAGTCGGGAAActcatgatatgggaggacagttcaGAGTGGTATTATCACGGGGAAATTGTCCCAATTGTCTGTAAAGCATATCACATCTCATTATACACTGCAACTCggaaattttaaagaaaagtaaacccatatttttaaattatatggTGTAGATCTTTGCAATGATCAACTCTCCCAACATAACCATTACCATAACGTTCCATACTTAATTTAACAGTAAAGACATGATTATATTTTGTCCATCGACACTTATTGCTGGGCTTATGGCTGGTTTGGGTCCGTTTTGCTCTTTCAAAACAGTTTTCTTTTGATTAGAATGTACTTTTCTCAAAGTAGTGAATGAATTATAAGAAGGAACGTAGAAGCTGAAACGTTGTTTTGTGTTAATAATTTCTGTCTTTTGTTCTTACACAAAATTACGGGAAGTACGCATAGAATCCACTTTGTCGGGAACTTTTGAAGCTTCTtccacacaaatatatatggCGTGTGCTGCAGAAGTTTTATCTGTGTGTTggtacaacaaaaaaaaacccttaGGAAAAGAGCAAGGTGCCGAATACCTCTCGGGCACCTCACTCCTTAGTATAGTTAGCTTTCCCATTCCTCTGTCTGGCACTGgttatatttgtttatgattccaagctgaaaaaaaaatgtgcttgTATAGCCTACTTTACTCCTATACTAAATTCCCTTCATTAGGCTGCATTCATAATTATTTTCCTAACCTGCAGGAACTCCATCAGtctacccccacccctacaCCTCCCGTCACTAGTCTCTTCCCTATTCTCCCAATTTAAATAAATTCTCTCAGTCATCGGATAGTGGTTTGTGAATACGCACAATTAGTCAGAATTATTAAGATTCCTTCAAGACACGAAGGATTTTACATTGCAAATAATATCAAGAACACTGTAGATTGCTCCTCAACTTCAACCAAAGAGCATGTGTAGTATGTCAACTGACGCTGTGATCAGATGGTTACAGTCAATGGACTTGTTGGATCGCACCGATGCCTTTCATATTTAGCAGGAGCGGCGGAGATTTTGGCCGGGGTGGGTGGGGGACGGGGGCAGGCTCCCTCCATATATGATTTGttaaaaatttcaaacttgCCCCAATagtaattgttttttatttatatttgtaatgaGAAAGTTCTCTTTTGTTAATTCTCAAACCAAAGTATATACCTTTGTTGAGAATTTAAGAAAGGTGTAACAAGAAAGGGCCGTTTTAATGTAAAATTGAAATACAAAGCAAGGAGATAAAAAATTTCGTTTTGTCgaaaaacattgaaatattcCAATTTGTGCTTCACATTGCACAGAGGACTCATTTTGCCAGCCTGCGTTTTCAGTTAATCTTGAAGTTTGCACccgacccctcccccccccaccctccccaaacCTCCGATGAAACCCTCTTCCACCGCTTCTGATGCCTAGGCTCTTTATTGGGCTGCTTTTCTTACAAAGTACTTCATATCAAACTTTTCATGGCAGGGAAACACAAATGATATTTTGTGATGTGTGCATTTTATTCAATCGTATAGATTTCATCTTCTGTGCAAAACT
This window contains:
- the LOC139970686 gene encoding protein dispatched homolog 1-like, encoding MQETKVYRGPYFAQTAGCTCWKDVKQRLLFRYSYLLTRHSVFFCIGTLFLVSCFITVSFVMFDPPDFTDPIAGFEPRGTEISQRSIAWANLMKSTGSDLRLSTYPVNWNENVPDESSSIQFSEGEDSWMPVNSTLDESEESVSSSEEDGTTESNKHDIYLCGNPDVSYARMVFKHAKGRSLFTLDSITSMCHLESQHFTSHVAFLRSCYTGNLTCCSSWNLGVYVALLTGHQSCDSVTEESVAHVLNLIMKCSHYYRTKELKPDCASFGCETVPEECVAHNAVFNILHFLVDVDFMSVENPNNDHVSYAMAVFPVYAGVDIKNIYEDNFRDRTVSDGVTTVSGLYFNIKEDLFSEYLMLDIVYPSLGIFSIVILMWIYIGSFFITLMAIINIAMSLTIAYFLYVVVLRIPFFPFMNLTSVILLVGIGADDTFVFCDVWKQVSRDRTNVAQVILMMQTLNHAALSMFVTSLTTASAFFTNTVSTITSIKCFGIFSGLAILSNFILSITWLPAVIAFQDTYLGGLEDHGESTHGSGRKARYKQVWGMIRKRITDWSRVFFEKVLPFIVIRLRYAWLVLCTLLMVGGFCTIFVYPKLHLPSVPHFQLFQSSHPFEQYDFVYRKLFWFEKSQNGAEYSNLPIIVVWGVKEKDTGNRLDPDSKGSLVLDGNLDVSHPDSQAWLLQFCQRLRNQTFLKPPDGWQLENCFIESLKYWMEFRDCDDVNMAPCCRNATFPYDASLFQYCLEMATHDLHQEYPAYFDKRKPGPRFLAVNNSISALLVEFDSRTSFSYVYEDMKEFVDHVDGWMKDQLETAPEGMSGGWFTSDLDFFDLQDHLARGTPLALGLSVIIATLVLLLTTGNIVISCCAIASIAGTLFVTIGTLVLLGWQLNIMESVILSVAVGLAIDFTVHYGVAYSLAPAQDREGRVVFSLSRMGSAIAMAALTTFTAGVLMMPANILSYTQMGTFLVLITTVSWTFSTFFFHSICRICGPEGHTGSLSWLCVCCRKDHVLLLQRYGSGVAPVNRFEVHHVCQEYYQSSTSSSESAMEAPMQPCNLDQDQEVERTQLEGHEGHGPEVQGSDTLSTLVSHPQEKAATYQSAVEYHNGHYVSHVVPSSGVNGKPALLPNKDPSIPNVWVKR